A stretch of the Aegilops tauschii subsp. strangulata cultivar AL8/78 chromosome 4, Aet v6.0, whole genome shotgun sequence genome encodes the following:
- the LOC109747879 gene encoding beta-fructofuranosidase, insoluble isoenzyme 3-like, whose translation MHWINDPNGVMYYKGVYHLFYQYNPKGAVWGNIVWAHAVSTDLVNWVMLPPAIYPTAPFDVNGCWSGSATVLPDGTPAIMYTGIDADGRQVQNVAYPKDLSDPYLREWVKPDYNPVIAPSPGINATAFRDPTTAWRGTDGLWRLVIGTKDNQRGLAVLYRSRDFRRWVPVRRPLHHGDTGMWECPDFYPVTSHGVLGDVKHVLKVSLDLTRFEYYTFGAYDHATETYVPDAALADGDDGLRYDYGNFYASKTFLDPAKQRRVLWGWANESDSTADDVRKGWAGVQAIPRKIWLAANGKQLMQWPVAEVESLRGNHVNITDRLVKGGDYFEVLGLTTPAQADVEVSFAAMDLAKAEQFDPAWRGVDAQTVCAARAADVKGGVGPFGLWVLASDELRERTAVFFRVFKDGDDGKHVVLMCNDPSRSSYADHLYKQSFAGFIDIDIVKTGGKIPLRTLIDHSMVESFGGHGRMSILSRVYPTKAVGDKARLYVFNHGESDIKITHLNAYDMRMPAVRVNEGTEKRFLNLMAFERLHPSAGNAVTAYVIFMDNMISSAKDVALLRSKMIIESGLGSDEEVAKLLNNTLNKGGVMSPSSRLHDVQRQVNAHCRKRWNRWRANFIQTYLRNPWVFISLVATVILLVATLLQTFYTVAPFYKLIS comes from the exons ATGCACTGGATCAACG ATCCTAATGGCGTGATGTACTACAAGGGCGTGTACCACCTCTTCTACCAGTACAACCCCAAGGGGGCCGTATGGGGCAACATCGTCTGGGCGCACGCCGTGTCCACGGACCTCGTCAACTGGGTCATGCTCCCGCCGGCCATCTACCCGACGGCGCCCTTCGACGTCAACGGCTGCTGGTCCGGCTCCGCCACCGTCCTACCCGACGGCACGCCCGCCATCATGTACACCGGCATCGACGCCGACGGCCGCCAGGTGCAGAACGTCGCCTACCCCAAGGACCTCTCCGACCCCTACCTCCGGGAGTGGGTCAAGCCGGACTACAACCCCGTCATCGCGCCGAGCCCTGGGATCAATGCCACCGCGTTCCGTGACCCAACGACGGCGTGGCGGGGCACCGACGGGCTCTGGCGCCTCGTCATCGGGACCAAGGACAACCAACGGGGCCTCGCGGTGCTCTACCGCAGCCGAGACTTCCGGCGCTGGGTGCCGGTGCGCCGACCGCTGCACCACGGCGACACCGGCATGTGGGAGTGCCCGGACTTCTACCCCGTCACCTCACACGGCGTCCTCGGCGACGTAAAGCACGTGCTCAAGGTCAGCCTCGACCTAACACGGTTTGAGTACTACACCTTCGGCGCGTACGACCACGCCACCGAGACCTACGTGCCGGACGCGGCGCTCGCAGATGGCGACGACGGGCTCCGCTACGACTACGGTAACTTCTATGCGTCCAAGACGTTCCTCGACCCGGCTAAGCAGCGCCGCGTCCTGTGGGGTTGGGCCAACGAGTCAGACTCCACGGCCGACGATGTCAGGAAGGGCTGGGCCGGCGTGCAGGCCATCCCAAGGAAGATCTGGCTCGCGGCGAACGGCAAGCAGCTAATGCAATGGCCGGTCGCCGAGGTCGAGTCCCTCCGCGGCAACCACGTCAATATCACCGACAGGCTCGTCAAGGGCGGGGACTACTTCGAGGTCCTCGGGCTCACGACACCGGCGCAGGCCGACGTGGAGGTGTCGTTCGCGGCGATGGACCTGGCCAAGGCTGAGCAATTCGACCCGGCGTGGCGCGGCGTAGACGCGCAGACAGTGTGCGCGGCGCGGGCCGCGGACGTCAAGGGCGGTGTCGGGCCGTTCGGGCTGTGGGTGCTCGCGTCCGACGAGCTCAGGGAGAGGACTGCGGTCTTCTTCAGGGTGTTCAAGGACGGCGACGACGGCAAGCACGTCGTGCTCATGTGCAACGATCCCTCCAGGTCGTCCTACGCCGACCACCTCTACAAGCAGAGCTTCGCCGGATTCATCGACATCGACATTGTCAAGACTGGCGGCAAAATACCTCTCAGAACCTTG ATCGACCACTCCATGGTGGAGAGCTTCGGAGGCCATGGCAGAATGAGCATATTGTCGAGGGTCTACCCGACAAAGGCCGTCGGCGACAAGGCGCGCCTCTACGTGTTCAACCACGGCGAGTCAGACATCAAGATTACGCACCTGAATGCGTACGACATGCG CATGCCGGCGGTTAGGGTCAACGAAGGCACCGAGAAGAGGTTCCTCAATCTAATGGCATTCGAACGGCTCCACCCTTCTGCTGGCAATGCTGTGACAGCCTACGTGATCTTCATGGACAACATGATTAGCTCGGCCAAGGATGTGGCCCTGCTCAGATCTAAGATGATTATCGAGAGTGGGTTGGGCAGCGatgaagaggtcgccaagctcCTAAACAACACGCTAAACAAGGGAGGAGTGATGAGCCCGTCTAGTAGGCTCCATGATGTGCAGCGACAGGTGAATGCCCACTGCAGGAAGAGATGGAATAGATGGCGGGCTAACTTCATACAAACCTACTTGAGAAACCCTTGGGTGTTCATTTCCCTCGTCGCCACCGTTATTCTACTAGTTGCCACACTTTTGCAGACCTTCTATACGGTTGCGCCCTTTTACAAGCTCATATCCTAG